The Lasioglossum baleicum chromosome 12, iyLasBale1, whole genome shotgun sequence genome includes a region encoding these proteins:
- the LOC143213851 gene encoding uncharacterized protein LOC143213851 isoform X3: MVASCFKKIMPKRKSYGKSGRRQGHHKTPQETLLQRSCPTDAIDSNENNSTLLTKSGSLEQFLEQRSPESVLFESQELELLCYDQLSTEVTPKRRRKTSESSDEDDDHRDDSSKKKVVIPTETSDCPLDRTLSLNQEIKLEMNKCESLQDGKSFPNFFLANQFENETKSAEHFEKWSSQGSYSAKYEIVDEKTSQDSSGSFFVGNWSECTRILSKLRKFNSFKRNSERTNKRPFEDVGKVDDKAAGVRLPSPTPCNVSPPPAKRCRTILQFDNEDEAEEEQKTVATSTPESLAASIVDLPVVSDCGSCSRSLRDAEAGLGYCQKCTRSSWKESRHQSFMFSSNILDKIITFCNWLMKTLANALQKNYVRFKQTILRSSVKENAKELKELGEAVANLRSENGRIIDKFLEKVQYLTEEINRMRAANDAASAAMTKEIRRILADNNETMMQELKTLHDTLEDKKTHSPKMSPPLASILIPSMSCPPPPPPPPPPPPPPPPPPPPPPPVPLFQSSILPITPTTPMRSISSTPSRKCSTPLRNRPAITVEDLLKVTLKKAPQNIKENRKNTVAGPRGPVISLDMLRSVKLKSARRRTTEITRSPKSPRMKRTRTASSLTLSPIMAEADHKLHRILKQVDLNRRPRRLMGTANFRETSIRRENYSLNSDARDNSSQALTLDDLLYTQHST; the protein is encoded by the exons ATGGTAGCGTCGTGCTTCAAGAAAATCATGCCGAAACGGAAAAGTTATGGAAAATCTGGCCGGAGGCAAGGCCACCACAAAACACCACAGGAGACGTTGCTGCAGAGATCGTGTCCAACCGATGCGATCGATAGTAATGAAAATAACAGCACCCTGTTAACAAAGAGTGGGTCGCTCGAGCAATTTTTGGAGCAACGTTCCCCGGAATCGGTGCTCTTCGAATCTCAGGAGCTGGAACTGTTGTGCTACGATCAGCTGAGCACGGAGGTTACACCTAAGCGACGGCGGAAGACATCAGAATCATCGGACGAGGATGACGACCACCGTGACGATTCATCGAAGAAAAAAGTTGTCATACCCACGGAGACTAGCGACTGTCCATTGGACAGAACTTTGTCGTTGAACCAGGAGATAAAACTGGAGATGAACAAATGCGAGTCCTTGCAGGATGGTAAGTCCTTTCCGAACTTCTTTCTTGCGAATCAATTCGAAAACGAAACGAAGAGCGCCGAACACTTTGAAAAGTGGAGCAGTCAAGGGAGCTATAGCGCAAAGTACGAGATAGTAGACGAGAAGACTTCGCAGGATTCTAGCGGCAGTTTTTTCGTTGGCAATTGGAGCGAGTGCACCAGGATTCTTTCCAAGCTGAGAAAATTCAACAGCTTCAAG AGGAACTCTGAACGCACCAATAAGCGTCCTTTCGAAGATGTTGGCAAGGTAGATGACAAGGCGGCTGGAGTTAGGCTTCCTTCTCCTACGCCGTGCAATGTTTCGCCGCCTCCTGCCAAAAGATGTAGGACTATTTTACAGTTTGACAACGAGGATGAAGCTGAAGAAGAACAGAAAACGGTTGCCACTAGCACACCCGAATCCCTCGCGGCTTCTATCGTAGATTTACCTGTTGTGTCGGACTGCGGTAGCTGTAGTAGAAGTCTGCGCGAT GCTGAAGCGGGCCTCGGGTACTGTCAGAAATGTACTCGTTCTAGCTGGAAAGAGAGTCGTCATCAATCGTTTATGTTCTCCAGTAACATTCTAGATAAGATTATAACCTTCTGCAACTGGTTGATGAAGACGCTAGCGAATGCTTTACAAAAA AACTACGTTCGGTTCAAGCAAACGATCCTAAGGTCGTCTGTAAAGGAGAACGCGAAGGAACTCAAAGAGCTCGGTGAAGCTGTTGCTAATCTGCGCTCCGAGAACGGTCGAATAATTGATAAATTCTTGGAGAAGGTGCAGTACTTGACCGAAGAAATTAATCGC ATGCGCGCGGCCAACGATGCTGCGTCCGCTGCCATGACTAAAGAGATTCGAAGAATCTTGGCTGATAACAACGAGACAATGATGCAGGAGCTGAAGACACTGCATGATACATTAGAGGATAAGAAGACACATTCTCCAAAAATGTCACCACCACTGGCATCGATTCTGATTCCATCTATGTCgtgtcctcctcctccaccgccaccgcctccgcctcctccaccacctcctcctccacctccgccTCCTCCTCCAGTTCCATTATTCCAATCGTCGATATTACCGATCACACCGACCACTCCGATGAGAAGCATCAGTAGTACACCCTCGAGAAAGTGCTCGACGCCGTTGCGTAATAGGCCAGCTATAACCGTCGAGGATTTGCTGAAGGTGACCCTGAAAAAAGCACCGCAGAATATTAAG GAGAATAGAAAGAATACTGTAGCTGGACCAAGGGGACCAGTGATCTCGCTAGACATGTTACGAAGCGTTAAATTAAAATCTGCCAGGCGCAGAACAACCGAAATAACAAGATCCCCAAAAAGCCCTCGCATGAAGAGGACACGCACAGCATCAAGCTTGACCTTATCTCCAATCATGGCTGAAGCGGACCACAAACTGCATCGAATCCTGAAACAGGTGGATCTTAATAGACGGCCAAGGCGTTTGATGGGCACGGCAAATTTTCGCGAGACCAGTATCAGGAGGGAGAATTATTCGCTGAATTCGGACGCGAGAGATAACAGCTCTCAGGCTTTAACTTTGGATGATTTACTCTACACACAGCACAGTACGTGA
- the LOC143213851 gene encoding uncharacterized protein LOC143213851 isoform X2: MVASCFKKIMPKRKSYGKSGRRQGHHKTPQETLLQRSCPTDAIDSNENNSTLLTKSGSLEQFLEQRSPESVLFESQELELLCYDQLSTEVTPKRRRKTSESSDEDDDHRDDSSKKKVVIPTETSDCPLDRTLSLNQEIKLEMNKCESLQDGKSFPNFFLANQFENETKSAEHFEKWSSQGSYSAKYEIVDEKTSQDSSGSFFVGNWSECTRILSKLRKFNSFKVWTSQEYIASFLTGHTHILTSQRNSERTNKRPFEDVGKVDDKAAGVRLPSPTPCNVSPPPAKRCRTILQFDNEDEAEEEQKTVATSTPESLAASIVDLPVVSDCGSCSRSLRDAEAGLGYCQKCTRSSWKESRHQSFMFSSNILDKIITFCNWLMKTLANALQKNYVRFKQTILRSSVKENAKELKELGEAVANLRSENGRIIDKFLEKVQYLTEEINRMRAANDAASAAMTKEIRRILADNNETMMQELKTLHDTLEDKKTHSPKMSPPLASILIPSMSCPPPPPPPPPPPPPPPPPPPPPPPVPLFQSSILPITPTTPMRSISSTPSRKCSTPLRNRPAITVEDLLKENRKNTVAGPRGPVISLDMLRSVKLKSARRRTTEITRSPKSPRMKRTRTASSLTLSPIMAEADHKLHRILKQVDLNRRPRRLMGTANFRETSIRRENYSLNSDARDNSSQALTLDDLLYTQHST; this comes from the exons ATGGTAGCGTCGTGCTTCAAGAAAATCATGCCGAAACGGAAAAGTTATGGAAAATCTGGCCGGAGGCAAGGCCACCACAAAACACCACAGGAGACGTTGCTGCAGAGATCGTGTCCAACCGATGCGATCGATAGTAATGAAAATAACAGCACCCTGTTAACAAAGAGTGGGTCGCTCGAGCAATTTTTGGAGCAACGTTCCCCGGAATCGGTGCTCTTCGAATCTCAGGAGCTGGAACTGTTGTGCTACGATCAGCTGAGCACGGAGGTTACACCTAAGCGACGGCGGAAGACATCAGAATCATCGGACGAGGATGACGACCACCGTGACGATTCATCGAAGAAAAAAGTTGTCATACCCACGGAGACTAGCGACTGTCCATTGGACAGAACTTTGTCGTTGAACCAGGAGATAAAACTGGAGATGAACAAATGCGAGTCCTTGCAGGATGGTAAGTCCTTTCCGAACTTCTTTCTTGCGAATCAATTCGAAAACGAAACGAAGAGCGCCGAACACTTTGAAAAGTGGAGCAGTCAAGGGAGCTATAGCGCAAAGTACGAGATAGTAGACGAGAAGACTTCGCAGGATTCTAGCGGCAGTTTTTTCGTTGGCAATTGGAGCGAGTGCACCAGGATTCTTTCCAAGCTGAGAAAATTCAACAGCTTCAAGGTATGGACAAGCCAGGAATACATTGCAAGCTTTTTGACAGGACACACGCATATTTTAACATCACAGAGGAACTCTGAACGCACCAATAAGCGTCCTTTCGAAGATGTTGGCAAGGTAGATGACAAGGCGGCTGGAGTTAGGCTTCCTTCTCCTACGCCGTGCAATGTTTCGCCGCCTCCTGCCAAAAGATGTAGGACTATTTTACAGTTTGACAACGAGGATGAAGCTGAAGAAGAACAGAAAACGGTTGCCACTAGCACACCCGAATCCCTCGCGGCTTCTATCGTAGATTTACCTGTTGTGTCGGACTGCGGTAGCTGTAGTAGAAGTCTGCGCGAT GCTGAAGCGGGCCTCGGGTACTGTCAGAAATGTACTCGTTCTAGCTGGAAAGAGAGTCGTCATCAATCGTTTATGTTCTCCAGTAACATTCTAGATAAGATTATAACCTTCTGCAACTGGTTGATGAAGACGCTAGCGAATGCTTTACAAAAA AACTACGTTCGGTTCAAGCAAACGATCCTAAGGTCGTCTGTAAAGGAGAACGCGAAGGAACTCAAAGAGCTCGGTGAAGCTGTTGCTAATCTGCGCTCCGAGAACGGTCGAATAATTGATAAATTCTTGGAGAAGGTGCAGTACTTGACCGAAGAAATTAATCGC ATGCGCGCGGCCAACGATGCTGCGTCCGCTGCCATGACTAAAGAGATTCGAAGAATCTTGGCTGATAACAACGAGACAATGATGCAGGAGCTGAAGACACTGCATGATACATTAGAGGATAAGAAGACACATTCTCCAAAAATGTCACCACCACTGGCATCGATTCTGATTCCATCTATGTCgtgtcctcctcctccaccgccaccgcctccgcctcctccaccacctcctcctccacctccgccTCCTCCTCCAGTTCCATTATTCCAATCGTCGATATTACCGATCACACCGACCACTCCGATGAGAAGCATCAGTAGTACACCCTCGAGAAAGTGCTCGACGCCGTTGCGTAATAGGCCAGCTATAACCGTCGAGGATTTGCTGAAG GAGAATAGAAAGAATACTGTAGCTGGACCAAGGGGACCAGTGATCTCGCTAGACATGTTACGAAGCGTTAAATTAAAATCTGCCAGGCGCAGAACAACCGAAATAACAAGATCCCCAAAAAGCCCTCGCATGAAGAGGACACGCACAGCATCAAGCTTGACCTTATCTCCAATCATGGCTGAAGCGGACCACAAACTGCATCGAATCCTGAAACAGGTGGATCTTAATAGACGGCCAAGGCGTTTGATGGGCACGGCAAATTTTCGCGAGACCAGTATCAGGAGGGAGAATTATTCGCTGAATTCGGACGCGAGAGATAACAGCTCTCAGGCTTTAACTTTGGATGATTTACTCTACACACAGCACAGTACGTGA
- the LOC143213851 gene encoding uncharacterized protein LOC143213851 isoform X1, whose amino-acid sequence MVASCFKKIMPKRKSYGKSGRRQGHHKTPQETLLQRSCPTDAIDSNENNSTLLTKSGSLEQFLEQRSPESVLFESQELELLCYDQLSTEVTPKRRRKTSESSDEDDDHRDDSSKKKVVIPTETSDCPLDRTLSLNQEIKLEMNKCESLQDGKSFPNFFLANQFENETKSAEHFEKWSSQGSYSAKYEIVDEKTSQDSSGSFFVGNWSECTRILSKLRKFNSFKVWTSQEYIASFLTGHTHILTSQRNSERTNKRPFEDVGKVDDKAAGVRLPSPTPCNVSPPPAKRCRTILQFDNEDEAEEEQKTVATSTPESLAASIVDLPVVSDCGSCSRSLRDAEAGLGYCQKCTRSSWKESRHQSFMFSSNILDKIITFCNWLMKTLANALQKNYVRFKQTILRSSVKENAKELKELGEAVANLRSENGRIIDKFLEKVQYLTEEINRMRAANDAASAAMTKEIRRILADNNETMMQELKTLHDTLEDKKTHSPKMSPPLASILIPSMSCPPPPPPPPPPPPPPPPPPPPPPPVPLFQSSILPITPTTPMRSISSTPSRKCSTPLRNRPAITVEDLLKVTLKKAPQNIKENRKNTVAGPRGPVISLDMLRSVKLKSARRRTTEITRSPKSPRMKRTRTASSLTLSPIMAEADHKLHRILKQVDLNRRPRRLMGTANFRETSIRRENYSLNSDARDNSSQALTLDDLLYTQHST is encoded by the exons ATGGTAGCGTCGTGCTTCAAGAAAATCATGCCGAAACGGAAAAGTTATGGAAAATCTGGCCGGAGGCAAGGCCACCACAAAACACCACAGGAGACGTTGCTGCAGAGATCGTGTCCAACCGATGCGATCGATAGTAATGAAAATAACAGCACCCTGTTAACAAAGAGTGGGTCGCTCGAGCAATTTTTGGAGCAACGTTCCCCGGAATCGGTGCTCTTCGAATCTCAGGAGCTGGAACTGTTGTGCTACGATCAGCTGAGCACGGAGGTTACACCTAAGCGACGGCGGAAGACATCAGAATCATCGGACGAGGATGACGACCACCGTGACGATTCATCGAAGAAAAAAGTTGTCATACCCACGGAGACTAGCGACTGTCCATTGGACAGAACTTTGTCGTTGAACCAGGAGATAAAACTGGAGATGAACAAATGCGAGTCCTTGCAGGATGGTAAGTCCTTTCCGAACTTCTTTCTTGCGAATCAATTCGAAAACGAAACGAAGAGCGCCGAACACTTTGAAAAGTGGAGCAGTCAAGGGAGCTATAGCGCAAAGTACGAGATAGTAGACGAGAAGACTTCGCAGGATTCTAGCGGCAGTTTTTTCGTTGGCAATTGGAGCGAGTGCACCAGGATTCTTTCCAAGCTGAGAAAATTCAACAGCTTCAAGGTATGGACAAGCCAGGAATACATTGCAAGCTTTTTGACAGGACACACGCATATTTTAACATCACAGAGGAACTCTGAACGCACCAATAAGCGTCCTTTCGAAGATGTTGGCAAGGTAGATGACAAGGCGGCTGGAGTTAGGCTTCCTTCTCCTACGCCGTGCAATGTTTCGCCGCCTCCTGCCAAAAGATGTAGGACTATTTTACAGTTTGACAACGAGGATGAAGCTGAAGAAGAACAGAAAACGGTTGCCACTAGCACACCCGAATCCCTCGCGGCTTCTATCGTAGATTTACCTGTTGTGTCGGACTGCGGTAGCTGTAGTAGAAGTCTGCGCGAT GCTGAAGCGGGCCTCGGGTACTGTCAGAAATGTACTCGTTCTAGCTGGAAAGAGAGTCGTCATCAATCGTTTATGTTCTCCAGTAACATTCTAGATAAGATTATAACCTTCTGCAACTGGTTGATGAAGACGCTAGCGAATGCTTTACAAAAA AACTACGTTCGGTTCAAGCAAACGATCCTAAGGTCGTCTGTAAAGGAGAACGCGAAGGAACTCAAAGAGCTCGGTGAAGCTGTTGCTAATCTGCGCTCCGAGAACGGTCGAATAATTGATAAATTCTTGGAGAAGGTGCAGTACTTGACCGAAGAAATTAATCGC ATGCGCGCGGCCAACGATGCTGCGTCCGCTGCCATGACTAAAGAGATTCGAAGAATCTTGGCTGATAACAACGAGACAATGATGCAGGAGCTGAAGACACTGCATGATACATTAGAGGATAAGAAGACACATTCTCCAAAAATGTCACCACCACTGGCATCGATTCTGATTCCATCTATGTCgtgtcctcctcctccaccgccaccgcctccgcctcctccaccacctcctcctccacctccgccTCCTCCTCCAGTTCCATTATTCCAATCGTCGATATTACCGATCACACCGACCACTCCGATGAGAAGCATCAGTAGTACACCCTCGAGAAAGTGCTCGACGCCGTTGCGTAATAGGCCAGCTATAACCGTCGAGGATTTGCTGAAGGTGACCCTGAAAAAAGCACCGCAGAATATTAAG GAGAATAGAAAGAATACTGTAGCTGGACCAAGGGGACCAGTGATCTCGCTAGACATGTTACGAAGCGTTAAATTAAAATCTGCCAGGCGCAGAACAACCGAAATAACAAGATCCCCAAAAAGCCCTCGCATGAAGAGGACACGCACAGCATCAAGCTTGACCTTATCTCCAATCATGGCTGAAGCGGACCACAAACTGCATCGAATCCTGAAACAGGTGGATCTTAATAGACGGCCAAGGCGTTTGATGGGCACGGCAAATTTTCGCGAGACCAGTATCAGGAGGGAGAATTATTCGCTGAATTCGGACGCGAGAGATAACAGCTCTCAGGCTTTAACTTTGGATGATTTACTCTACACACAGCACAGTACGTGA
- the LOC143213854 gene encoding translocon-associated protein subunit gamma — protein sequence MSGKSKAFTKEEELLLQDFSRNVSTKSSALFYGNALIVSAIPIWLFWRIHLIDIYANLISFVLVTLTSTYALALAYKNTKFILKHKIAVKRQDAVTKEMSRKLAEDKKMSKKEKDERILWKKNEVADYEATTFSIFYNNALFLALVIVSSFYVLKTFTPAVNYIFSVGATSALLALLSTGTQ from the exons ATGTCGGGAAAATCGAAAGCATTTACCAAAGAAGAGGAGCTGCTTCTTCAAGACTTCTCTCGCAATGTTTCCACTAAATCGTCGGCGCTTTTCTATGGCAACGCACTCATCGTTTCCGCAATACCCATCT GGCTGTTCTGGAGGATCCATTTGATTGATATTTACGCAAATCTAATTTCCTTCGTTTTAGTCACGTTAACGAGCACATATGCACTCGCACTTGCatacaaaaatacaaaattcaTTCTTAAACATAAG ATTGCAGTGAAGAGACAAGATGCCGTGACCAAGGAGATGAGCAGGAAATTGGCTGAAGACAAGAAGATGAGCAAGAAAGAAAAGGATGAGAG AATTCTGTGGAAGAAGAACGAAGTGGCAGATTACGAGGCAACCACTTTCTCAATCTTCTACAATAATGCCCTGTTCCTGGCCCTAGTAATCGTGTCCTCATTTTACGTTCTGAAGACATTCACTCCAGCTGTTAATTACATATTCTCCGTTGGCGCGACGAGCGCGTTGCTCGCGCTATTATCGACTGGTACCCAGTAA